Proteins encoded within one genomic window of Flavobacterium oreochromis:
- the xerD gene encoding site-specific tyrosine recombinase XerD, whose protein sequence is MNWQNLLKDYQHYLKLERALSKNSIENYTLDIEKLIQYLTEYNLDYSPVTIKEEIIQDFIYHIANNITPRSQARLISGLKSFFNYLIFENYRQDNPLELIESPKLGRKLPDTLSIENIDSLINAIDLSTPEGERNRAILETLYSCGLRVSELTSLKISDLFFEEGFIKITGKGNKQRFVPISELTQKYITIYKSQIRCHLNIQKGDEDTLFLNRRGKQLTRAMIFTIIKDLAKKINLKKTISPHTFRHSFATHLLENGADLRSIQLMLGHESITTTEIYMHLDRTHLNQVLQKYHPRSQS, encoded by the coding sequence ATGAATTGGCAAAATCTTCTAAAAGATTACCAACATTATCTAAAGCTAGAAAGAGCACTCTCAAAAAACTCTATTGAAAATTACACGTTGGATATAGAGAAATTAATACAATATCTTACAGAATACAATTTAGACTACTCTCCTGTAACTATTAAAGAAGAAATCATTCAAGATTTTATTTATCACATAGCCAATAACATCACCCCTAGAAGTCAAGCTCGTTTAATTTCCGGATTAAAAAGCTTTTTCAACTATCTTATTTTTGAAAATTACAGACAAGACAATCCTTTAGAACTAATAGAAAGTCCAAAATTAGGAAGAAAATTACCTGACACCCTTAGTATTGAAAATATTGACAGTTTAATTAACGCAATTGATCTATCTACCCCTGAAGGAGAACGTAATCGAGCCATATTAGAAACCCTTTATAGCTGCGGACTTAGGGTATCAGAGCTAACCTCTTTAAAAATTTCTGATTTATTTTTTGAAGAAGGTTTTATAAAAATAACAGGAAAAGGCAACAAACAACGTTTTGTCCCGATAAGTGAATTAACTCAAAAATACATCACAATCTACAAAAGTCAAATTCGTTGTCACCTTAACATTCAAAAAGGAGATGAAGACACTTTATTTCTTAACAGAAGGGGAAAACAACTGACACGTGCAATGATTTTTACAATCATTAAAGATTTAGCAAAAAAAATAAATTTAAAGAAAACTATTAGCCCACACACATTCAGACATTCATTTGCCACTCATTTATTAGAAAATGGTGCTGATTTACGATCTATTCAATTAATGCTAGGACATGAAAGCATTACTACAACAGAAATCTATATGCACCTTGACCGCACTCATTTAAATCAAGTCCTTCAAAAGTACCATCCTAGAAGTCAATCATAA
- a CDS encoding porin family protein, giving the protein MKTELKSFIVILFLFASFMTRGQLLTFGIKAGANYANFKSTTLQTKALTSYHAGLLAEIKVLGGLSFQPELLYSTQGATYDNAFQEIKSELGYISLPLMAKISLGRTLSLELGPQFSWLASKKVDWQTDVKTLDFSANAGLAVKLTDHLFVQGRYILGLTEIGKNADIKNSVGQISLGILF; this is encoded by the coding sequence ATGAAAACAGAATTGAAATCATTTATTGTTATACTTTTCCTATTCGCTTCTTTTATGACAAGAGGACAGTTGTTAACGTTTGGTATAAAAGCAGGTGCAAATTATGCTAATTTTAAAAGTACTACTTTGCAAACTAAGGCATTAACAAGTTACCATGCTGGTTTGCTCGCTGAAATAAAAGTCTTAGGAGGTTTAAGTTTTCAACCCGAGTTATTGTATTCTACACAAGGTGCTACTTATGATAATGCCTTTCAGGAAATCAAGTCAGAGTTAGGTTATATTTCATTACCACTTATGGCTAAAATAAGTTTAGGTAGAACATTAAGTTTAGAATTAGGACCTCAGTTTTCTTGGTTAGCCTCTAAGAAGGTAGATTGGCAAACGGATGTGAAAACACTTGATTTTAGTGCTAATGCAGGATTAGCTGTTAAGCTTACAGATCATCTTTTTGTTCAAGGAAGATATATTTTAGGATTAACAGAAATTGGTAAAAATGCAGATATAAAAAATAGTGTAGGACAAATTTCTTTAGGAATTTTGTTTTAG
- the aroQ gene encoding type II 3-dehydroquinate dehydratase — translation MKIYIINGPNLNLLGRREPEIYGTATFEDFFDQLKELYPLVELSYFQSNIEGELIDKLQEVGFDYDGIILNAGAYTHTSIGIGDCIKAIPTPVIEVHISNTFSREEFRHQSYISPNAIGVILGFGLQSYELALKSFIK, via the coding sequence ATGAAAATATATATAATTAATGGTCCTAATTTGAATTTATTAGGTCGTAGAGAACCTGAGATTTATGGAACGGCTACATTTGAAGATTTTTTTGATCAATTAAAAGAACTTTATCCACTTGTAGAATTGTCTTATTTTCAGAGTAATATAGAAGGAGAGCTTATAGATAAGTTGCAAGAAGTTGGTTTTGATTATGATGGAATTATACTAAATGCAGGTGCTTATACACATACTTCTATAGGTATAGGAGATTGTATAAAAGCAATTCCTACTCCCGTAATAGAAGTTCATATATCCAATACTTTTTCAAGAGAAGAATTTCGACATCAATCCTATATTTCACCTAATGCTATAGGGGTTATTTTAGGTTTTGGATTACAGAGTTATGAATTAGCATTGAAAAGTTTTATTAAATAA
- a CDS encoding sulfite exporter TauE/SafE family protein: METYIIILLCFASFIAGLIDAIAGGGGLIQTPIALILLPNSPIANLIGSLKVPAITGTSIAAVHYLKNVKMHWKPLLIMGLFSCVSAFFGSYLLTLVSNDFIKPLLLFILIILAIYTFLKKDFGNHKPKDISKSYFLILGSIISSLIGFYDGFIGPGTGSFLIVSFIVILGLDFLHASAHAKLINIASNMGSLCLFISKGKIIWIIAIPMAICNGIGGWIGAKLAIQKGNQLIRIFFLTVVIGTLIRLSYDIFIK; this comes from the coding sequence TTGGAAACTTATATCATTATCCTGCTTTGCTTTGCTTCATTTATAGCAGGACTCATTGATGCTATTGCAGGCGGAGGAGGACTTATTCAAACACCTATAGCCTTAATATTACTTCCTAATAGTCCTATTGCTAATTTAATAGGTTCTTTAAAAGTACCCGCTATTACAGGAACTTCTATTGCAGCTGTTCATTATTTAAAAAATGTTAAAATGCACTGGAAACCTTTGCTCATCATGGGACTTTTTTCTTGTGTAAGTGCTTTTTTTGGATCTTATCTACTAACACTAGTTAGTAACGATTTCATAAAACCTTTACTTTTATTCATATTAATAATATTAGCTATTTACACTTTTCTAAAAAAAGACTTCGGCAATCACAAACCTAAAGATATTTCAAAAAGTTACTTTCTTATTCTTGGTTCCATTATAAGTAGCTTAATAGGTTTTTATGACGGTTTCATAGGACCTGGAACAGGAAGTTTTTTAATTGTTTCTTTCATCGTTATTTTAGGGCTTGATTTTTTACACGCATCTGCACACGCTAAATTAATCAACATAGCATCTAATATGGGCTCACTATGCTTATTCATTTCAAAAGGAAAAATTATTTGGATCATAGCAATCCCCATGGCTATTTGTAATGGCATTGGAGGATGGATAGGCGCTAAACTAGCAATACAAAAAGGAAACCAGTTAATCAGAATTTTCTTTTTAACAGTTGTTATTGGAACTCTAATCCGATTAAGTTATGATATTTTTATTAAATAA
- the murA gene encoding UDP-N-acetylglucosamine 1-carboxyvinyltransferase yields the protein MGTFKIEGGKPLKGNVQPQGAKNEALQVLCPVLLTSEKVRITNIPDIIDVNKLISLLGNLGVKIQKNGPGDYTFQADEVNINYLKTETFKKEGGSLRGSIMIIGPLLARFGCGYIPKPGGDKIGRRRLDTHFEGFINLGAKFRYERADHFYGVEIDGRLKGTYMLLDEASVTGTANIVMAAVLAEGITTIYNAACEPYLQQLCKMLNAMGAKISGIGSNLLTIEGVESLGGCEHHILPDMIEIGSWIGLAAMTRSEITIKNVSWENLGVIPNVFRKLGITIEKKGDDIYIPAHTDGYEIKTDIDGSILTIADAPWPGFTPDLLSIILVVATQAKGDVLIHQKMFESRLFFVDKLIDMGAKIMLCDPHRAVVMGHNFQSQLKATTMSSPDIRAGISLLIAALTAKGTSTIQNIEQIDRGYERIDERLRALGANIIRA from the coding sequence ATGGGAACTTTTAAAATTGAAGGAGGAAAACCTCTTAAAGGAAACGTTCAACCACAAGGTGCTAAAAATGAAGCCCTACAAGTTTTATGCCCAGTACTTTTAACTTCTGAAAAAGTACGAATAACTAACATACCTGACATTATTGATGTTAACAAATTAATTTCTTTACTAGGAAATTTAGGTGTTAAAATTCAAAAAAATGGTCCTGGTGATTATACCTTTCAAGCAGACGAAGTAAACATAAATTATTTAAAAACAGAAACTTTCAAAAAAGAAGGAGGAAGTCTTCGTGGCTCTATCATGATTATAGGTCCTTTATTAGCACGTTTTGGCTGCGGCTATATTCCAAAACCAGGAGGGGATAAAATTGGTCGTCGTCGTTTAGACACCCATTTTGAAGGTTTTATAAATTTAGGAGCAAAGTTTAGATACGAAAGAGCAGATCATTTTTATGGAGTAGAAATAGATGGAAGACTAAAAGGTACTTACATGCTACTAGATGAAGCTTCTGTTACTGGAACTGCAAATATTGTTATGGCTGCGGTATTAGCAGAGGGCATCACTACAATTTATAATGCTGCTTGCGAACCCTACTTACAACAACTGTGTAAAATGTTAAATGCAATGGGGGCTAAAATTAGCGGCATTGGTTCAAACTTATTAACTATAGAAGGAGTGGAATCGTTAGGAGGCTGTGAGCACCACATTTTACCAGACATGATTGAGATAGGTTCATGGATAGGACTTGCCGCCATGACAAGAAGTGAAATTACAATAAAAAATGTAAGTTGGGAAAACCTTGGTGTTATACCTAATGTTTTTAGAAAACTAGGTATCACTATTGAGAAAAAAGGTGATGATATATATATTCCAGCTCACACAGATGGATATGAAATCAAAACAGATATTGATGGTTCTATTTTAACAATAGCTGACGCTCCTTGGCCAGGCTTTACTCCTGACCTATTAAGCATTATATTAGTTGTTGCTACTCAAGCAAAAGGAGATGTATTAATCCATCAAAAAATGTTTGAAAGTCGTCTATTCTTCGTTGACAAACTCATTGACATGGGAGCAAAGATAATGTTATGTGATCCACACAGAGCTGTTGTAATGGGACATAATTTTCAGTCACAACTAAAAGCAACCACCATGAGTTCACCTGATATTAGAGCTGGTATTTCTTTATTAATTGCAGCTTTAACCGCAAAAGGAACTAGTACAATTCAAAACATTGAGCAGATTGACAGAGGTTATGAACGTATTGATGAACGATTAAGAGCCTTGGGCGCAAATATTATAAGAGCATAA
- a CDS encoding DUF4290 domain-containing protein, with protein sequence MSTKFNADQVLGAIHFLEYNSERKPLAIPEYGRHLHSLIDQAIAVENREERNKLAKYIIGVMGGMNPHLRDVPDFQHKLWDQLFIMSDFKLDVDSPYPIPTREVINMKAAPLPYPQNFPKYRFYGNNITYMIAKANEWEDGDLKNALIRVIANHMKKCYLSWNKDSVTDTVIFEHLYELSGGKINLSSANEELSNTQDLMRTNKRTSNKMQSNNNNNNNGKHNKNQKSIQQKRPFKKNN encoded by the coding sequence ATGAGTACAAAATTTAATGCAGATCAAGTTTTAGGAGCAATTCATTTTTTAGAGTACAACTCTGAAAGGAAACCTCTTGCTATACCAGAATATGGACGTCATCTTCATAGCTTGATTGACCAAGCAATTGCGGTTGAAAACCGAGAGGAACGTAATAAACTAGCAAAATATATCATTGGAGTTATGGGAGGAATGAATCCTCATTTACGTGACGTTCCTGACTTTCAACACAAACTTTGGGATCAACTTTTTATCATGTCTGACTTTAAATTAGATGTTGATTCTCCTTACCCAATCCCTACTCGTGAGGTAATAAATATGAAAGCTGCACCGCTACCTTATCCTCAAAACTTTCCAAAATATCGTTTTTACGGCAATAATATTACTTATATGATAGCCAAAGCAAACGAATGGGAAGACGGTGATCTTAAAAATGCTTTAATTCGCGTGATTGCAAATCATATGAAAAAATGTTATTTAAGTTGGAATAAGGATAGTGTAACGGATACTGTTATATTTGAACATTTATATGAATTATCTGGTGGAAAAATAAATCTTTCTTCTGCTAACGAAGAGCTTTCTAACACCCAAGATTTAATGCGTACCAATAAAAGAACATCTAACAAGATGCAAAGTAATAACAATAATAATAACAACGGTAAGCATAATAAGAATCAGAAAAGTATTCAACAAAAAAGACCTTTTAAAAAAAATAACTAA
- a CDS encoding DUF493 family protein, translating to MDKKTTEFYIRLKEELNAVNKVWPSKYLYKFIVPTDTNKISAVEKAFDCMGAVIDTRQSKNGTFTSISVDVVMPNAEEIIKKYQEVSTIEGIISL from the coding sequence ATGGATAAAAAAACCACTGAATTTTATATTCGATTAAAAGAGGAATTAAATGCTGTAAATAAAGTTTGGCCTTCAAAATATTTATATAAATTTATAGTTCCTACTGACACAAATAAGATAAGTGCAGTAGAAAAAGCTTTTGACTGCATGGGAGCTGTAATAGATACCCGTCAATCAAAAAACGGGACTTTTACTAGTATATCCGTTGATGTAGTAATGCCCAATGCAGAAGAGATCATAAAAAAATACCAAGAAGTGTCAACTATCGAAGGGATAATTTCATTATAA
- a CDS encoding AAA family ATPase, whose product MKRGIVVITGGPGTGKTTIINSLVEKGYVCYPEISREVTLEAKKQGVDQLFLTEPLLFSQMLLDGRLRQFQNARNEENHLVFIDRGVPDVLAYMDFIGDQYPEHFDVQCHETRYDTVFVLPPWEDIYISDEARYENFEQAKVIYEHLKLTYQKYGYQLIEVPTGTVEYRVDFIFNQLKVIG is encoded by the coding sequence TTGAAAAGAGGAATTGTTGTAATTACAGGAGGTCCTGGTACAGGTAAAACTACTATTATCAATAGCTTAGTTGAAAAAGGATATGTTTGTTATCCCGAGATTTCGCGTGAGGTAACTTTAGAGGCTAAAAAACAAGGAGTTGATCAATTGTTTTTGACAGAGCCGTTATTGTTTAGTCAAATGTTGTTAGATGGGCGTCTTAGGCAGTTCCAAAATGCACGAAATGAAGAAAATCATTTGGTTTTTATTGATCGAGGGGTTCCTGATGTATTAGCTTATATGGACTTTATAGGTGATCAGTATCCTGAGCATTTTGATGTTCAATGCCATGAAACACGTTATGATACTGTTTTTGTTTTACCTCCGTGGGAAGATATATACATAAGTGATGAAGCGAGGTATGAAAATTTTGAACAAGCTAAGGTTATTTATGAGCATTTAAAACTTACTTATCAAAAATATGGATATCAATTAATCGAAGTTCCTACAGGAACAGTAGAATATCGTGTTGATTTTATTTTTAACCAGCTCAAAGTAATTGGATAA
- a CDS encoding RecQ family ATP-dependent DNA helicase — MQKALQILQKYWGYDSFRSVQDEVIQSVLEGHDTFALLPTGGGKSLCFQVPAMTTDGLCLVVSPLVALMKDQVNQLQKRGIKAIALTGGTHVDDLIQLLDNCQFGNYRFLYLSPERLEQDWVLDRIKSLPINLIAIDEAHCVSQWGHDFRPSYLKINILKKAFPKIPFIALTASATPEVQDDILKNLGLVNPKIFKKSFLRDNLSYHIIKSEDKLYKIQQILLKNPEPSILYVRNRKLCLDYANQLNALGFNATYYHGGLLPKDKSKNMESWMNESSSIMVATNAFGMGIDKSNVKTVIHVNLPENLESYYQEAGRAGRGGQKAFAIMIASANDVIHAEEQFINVLPDVFFFKRSI; from the coding sequence TTGCAAAAAGCATTACAAATTCTTCAAAAATATTGGGGATATGATAGTTTTAGGTCTGTACAGGATGAAGTCATCCAGTCAGTTCTAGAAGGTCATGATACGTTTGCTCTTCTTCCTACTGGAGGAGGGAAATCTTTGTGTTTTCAGGTTCCAGCAATGACTACTGATGGTTTATGCCTCGTCGTATCGCCTCTAGTTGCCTTAATGAAAGATCAAGTTAATCAACTTCAAAAAAGAGGGATTAAGGCAATTGCTTTAACAGGAGGGACACATGTAGATGACCTTATACAGTTGTTAGATAATTGCCAATTTGGAAATTATCGTTTTCTGTATTTATCACCAGAAAGATTAGAGCAAGATTGGGTTTTAGACCGTATTAAAAGTTTACCAATTAATTTAATAGCAATAGATGAAGCTCATTGTGTCTCTCAATGGGGGCATGATTTTAGACCTTCCTATTTGAAAATTAATATATTAAAAAAAGCTTTTCCTAAAATTCCTTTTATAGCACTTACAGCCTCCGCAACACCAGAAGTTCAAGATGATATTTTAAAAAATCTAGGACTCGTTAATCCTAAAATTTTTAAAAAATCATTTTTACGTGATAATTTGAGTTATCATATTATAAAGTCTGAGGATAAACTTTATAAAATTCAACAGATTTTACTTAAAAATCCGGAACCATCTATCCTGTATGTTAGGAATAGAAAATTATGTTTAGATTATGCAAACCAGTTAAATGCTTTAGGTTTTAATGCAACTTATTATCATGGAGGTTTATTGCCTAAAGATAAAAGTAAAAATATGGAATCATGGATGAATGAAAGTTCTTCTATTATGGTTGCAACTAATGCTTTTGGGATGGGGATAGATAAATCTAATGTAAAGACTGTAATACATGTTAATTTACCCGAAAACTTAGAAAGTTATTATCAAGAGGCAGGTAGAGCAGGTAGAGGAGGTCAAAAAGCCTTTGCTATTATGATTGCATCTGCCAATGATGTAATTCATGCAGAAGAGCAATTTATAAATGTTTTGCCTGATGTGTTTTTTTTTAAAAGAAGTATATAA
- a CDS encoding RecQ family zinc-binding domain-containing protein, producing the protein MCFFLKEVYKKLSNYFQIPYGEGINEEFTFSLNRFCIHYNFPVLKTFNALQFLDRQGIISLSNEQSEKVQLQFVIESKEVIRYISLHPEEEAIITAILRNYPGIFEIQTNINTSFVAKQAFCKEENVLDLLHKLKDKNIVQLLIIQNESKIAFLEVREDDRTINRVAKYLEKQNLTKKSQLAAVIAYVNDEIQCKNKLLLTYFGETGVVDCGNCSYCLKKNKTTFNRETLTKELIGLLKNQALSSRQILEKINIEEKILFEVLKEMLEYNMIELDHKNQFILK; encoded by the coding sequence ATGTGTTTTTTTTTAAAAGAAGTATATAAAAAATTATCAAATTATTTTCAAATACCTTATGGAGAAGGGATTAATGAAGAATTTACTTTCAGTTTAAATCGTTTTTGTATACATTATAATTTTCCTGTTTTAAAAACTTTTAATGCTTTACAATTTTTAGATAGACAAGGAATTATTTCACTTTCTAATGAACAATCTGAAAAGGTGCAACTTCAGTTTGTAATTGAATCAAAAGAAGTAATACGCTACATAAGTCTTCATCCTGAAGAAGAAGCTATTATCACGGCTATTTTAAGAAATTATCCTGGTATTTTTGAAATTCAAACGAATATAAATACTTCTTTTGTCGCAAAACAAGCATTTTGTAAAGAAGAAAATGTTTTAGATTTACTACATAAGCTTAAAGATAAAAATATAGTACAGTTATTAATTATTCAAAATGAGTCTAAAATAGCTTTTTTAGAAGTACGAGAAGATGATCGTACTATAAATAGAGTGGCAAAATATCTAGAAAAACAAAATCTTACAAAAAAAAGTCAATTAGCAGCAGTTATAGCTTATGTAAATGATGAAATTCAATGTAAAAATAAGTTATTGCTCACTTATTTTGGAGAAACAGGAGTTGTGGATTGTGGAAATTGTTCTTATTGCCTAAAAAAAAATAAAACAACTTTTAACAGAGAAACATTAACGAAAGAGTTGATCGGGTTACTAAAAAATCAAGCGTTGAGTTCTCGCCAAATTTTAGAAAAAATAAACATAGAAGAAAAAATACTTTTTGAAGTTTTAAAGGAAATGTTAGAGTATAATATGATCGAGTTAGATCATAAAAACCAATTTATTCTTAAATAA
- a CDS encoding HU family DNA-binding protein, producing MNKSDLIDAMAADAGITKAAAKAALESFLSNVEGTLSKGGKVALVGFGSWSVSTRAAREGRNPQTGNTIKIEAKNVVKFKAGAELEGAVNK from the coding sequence ATGAACAAATCAGATTTAATCGATGCTATGGCTGCTGATGCAGGAATTACTAAAGCTGCTGCAAAAGCTGCATTAGAGTCATTTTTAAGTAATGTTGAAGGAACTTTAAGTAAAGGTGGTAAAGTTGCTTTAGTAGGTTTTGGATCATGGTCAGTGTCTACAAGAGCGGCTAGAGAAGGAAGAAACCCTCAAACTGGTAATACTATTAAAATTGAAGCTAAAAACGTAGTGAAATTTAAAGCAGGTGCAGAATTAGAAGGAGCTGTTAATAAATAA
- a CDS encoding YqgE/AlgH family protein has translation MIAIKPQKGHLLIAEPSIIGDLSFNRSVVLLADHNEEGSVGFILNKPLNYTIKDLIPEISASFVIYNGGPVEQDNLYFIHNVPHLISGSIEIASGIYWGGDFQQTKELINSGKISRNNIRFFLGYSGWDAEQLQSELQSHSWIISENDLSNNIIGKSSSDFWREKIIEQGGEYLVWSNAPENPIYN, from the coding sequence ATGATAGCAATTAAACCGCAAAAAGGGCATTTGTTAATAGCCGAACCTTCTATTATAGGTGACTTATCTTTTAACAGATCAGTGGTTTTGCTCGCTGATCATAATGAAGAAGGTTCAGTAGGTTTTATATTAAATAAACCATTAAATTATACTATTAAAGATTTAATTCCTGAAATTTCAGCTTCTTTTGTAATATATAATGGAGGGCCTGTTGAACAAGATAATTTGTATTTTATACATAATGTACCTCATTTAATTTCAGGAAGTATAGAAATAGCATCGGGAATTTATTGGGGAGGAGACTTTCAGCAAACGAAAGAGCTTATAAATAGTGGGAAAATAAGTAGAAATAATATACGTTTTTTCTTAGGGTATTCAGGATGGGATGCAGAACAATTACAAAGTGAGTTACAGTCTCATTCATGGATCATTTCTGAAAATGATTTGAGCAATAATATAATAGGTAAATCCTCGTCTGATTTTTGGAGAGAAAAAATAATAGAACAAGGAGGGGAGTATTTAGTATGGTCAAATGCTCCCGAGAATCCTATCTATAATTAA
- a CDS encoding aminotransferase class IV, which translates to MDIFSTLQDNRAFLYGDAVFETLKVLDNKVLFLEDHYFRLMASMRILRMEIPLRFTLEYFENQILKTVKELNIEKSARVRFNVFRKNGGLYLPQTNEVDYFATAISSENTIYTITNNTYEVDIYKDFVITKQLLSTIKSTNRTINITGSIYANENNLDNCLLLNHEKNVIEALNGNIFMVKDDTLITPPLSEGCINGVMRKQLLTIAQHIESLKIEERPISSFELQKADELFITNVIKGIQPITKYRKKDYKTSTSELLTSKLNIKIRLD; encoded by the coding sequence ATGGACATTTTTTCAACTTTACAAGACAACAGAGCTTTTCTATATGGAGATGCTGTCTTTGAAACTTTAAAAGTATTAGACAACAAAGTTTTATTTTTAGAAGACCATTACTTTCGATTAATGGCATCTATGCGTATTTTAAGAATGGAAATTCCTTTAAGATTTACTCTAGAATATTTTGAAAATCAAATATTAAAAACTGTCAAAGAATTAAACATAGAGAAATCTGCTCGTGTTCGATTTAATGTTTTCAGAAAAAATGGAGGGTTGTATTTACCACAAACAAATGAAGTAGATTATTTTGCAACTGCTATTTCATCAGAAAACACTATATACACTATAACAAATAATACTTATGAAGTAGACATATACAAGGATTTTGTTATAACAAAGCAACTTTTATCAACTATTAAAAGTACCAATCGAACAATAAACATAACAGGAAGTATTTACGCAAATGAAAACAACCTTGACAATTGCTTACTATTAAACCATGAAAAAAATGTAATTGAAGCATTAAATGGAAATATTTTTATGGTTAAAGACGATACTTTAATAACTCCTCCTCTTTCTGAAGGGTGCATTAATGGAGTAATGAGAAAACAACTGCTTACAATTGCTCAACATATTGAATCCTTAAAAATAGAGGAAAGACCGATATCTTCTTTTGAATTACAAAAAGCAGATGAGTTGTTTATAACAAATGTTATTAAAGGAATTCAACCTATAACAAAATATAGAAAAAAAGACTATAAAACCTCTACATCTGAGCTATTAACTTCAAAACTAAATATCAAGATTCGATTAGATTAA
- a CDS encoding START-like domain-containing protein, with translation MNSKIRYELEFPIHSSPQLLYQYISTPSGLQEWFANNVNSRGDFFTFKWDDSEEKARIFSKKTGEKIKFKWVDEENKDTEYYFELRILEDDITKDVSLMVVDFAEEDDLSEAKMLWENQISDLKHVLGSI, from the coding sequence ATGAACAGCAAAATACGATACGAATTAGAGTTTCCTATACATTCATCTCCTCAATTGTTATATCAATATATTTCAACCCCATCTGGATTACAAGAATGGTTTGCTAACAACGTTAATTCAAGAGGCGATTTCTTCACATTCAAATGGGATGACTCAGAAGAAAAAGCACGTATTTTTTCTAAAAAAACAGGTGAAAAAATTAAGTTCAAATGGGTTGATGAAGAAAATAAAGATACAGAGTATTACTTTGAACTAAGAATATTGGAAGACGACATCACAAAAGATGTTTCTTTAATGGTAGTGGATTTTGCTGAAGAAGATGATCTATCAGAAGCTAAAATGCTTTGGGAAAATCAAATTTCTGATTTAAAACATGTTTTAGGCTCTATTTAA